The genome window CGTCGCGTGATCGCGCAGCATATGCATGACGCCGCGGTGGATAATCCGACCACGGCACAGACATTGGTGGGCAGCGTGAAGATCGCTCCGGATGGTTCACAGGCGGCGATTGTGCCAGCTCGTCGAGCGATGACGTGGCAATTGACGGATACCAACGGTGTGGGTGTGGTGCGTGAGCGTTACTGGCTGACCTTTCAACCCGGTGAGATCCGCACTTGTGTGAGCTGCCATGGTATCAATCAGAAGTCGCAAGCAAACGAACTGGTGCCGACAAATACGCCGCAAGCATTGGTTCAGCTCCTGAGCTACTGGAAGACCAATGTCACCACGAAGCAGGATGTGGCGATAGATCAGGCTGCAAAATATTTCCAAGTCACCTTTGTGCGTCGTCCTGCGGAGACGGGCGTGACCTATCACATCCAGCACTCGACCGATCTGGCGAACTGGACGGATATCGCCAGCTATGCAGGCACGAACATCGTGCTCACGGCACAGGCGCAGGAAGTCTCCCGGACCGGTTCACCGAATGAGAGCGTCACCGTGCGTGACATCTCGGGGATCAATTCCCACACGCAGAAATATTTGCGAGTGCATGTGACGCGACCGTAAGCGACACCGACATAAAATTAGCAGGGCAGGTGCTGATGATCTCGGCACCTGCCCTTTGGCTTTCCAAAGCAAGCCTGAAAAATACTGAACTCTTTCCAATCTATCTATGAGAACTGATATGCACAAAGTCCTGACGGACGACAGATGCTACCGCTGGTCAAAAATCAAACAGGAAAGAAAAGCGAATCGGACAGAGGACCAGTTGCCCCGTTGTGAGGGGATGAAGCGGTTGCATGGTGTGGGAGGTAAATATTTAAACGGACGTAACGGTCCTCTGAAGCGTTGGTTGCGTTCCCGATCTGGATATCACTGGGATAAGGTGTTCAGTGAAGCGGCCCAAGTGTTCAAGTTAGATGATTTCGTGAGGAGACAGATGCGGATCAAGCTGCTGGATATGGTCGAGCGGAATACTTTCATGCGAGATGGGGAGGTTTGGTGCTGTAAACCTAATTCATGGCGCCGGGAGCAGGAAGTGCCAGTGCAAGAATTGAGGAGCCGCCGGGATGTTTTCTATGTGCATCCGGAGAGCGGAGTTTTATTGCCCGTGCCAGATAAGCCTCGCGGGCCAAGGATGCTGGAAAGTGAAGAGAAGAAATTTGGCGGGGTGAAACGGAAACTGCCGAAAGATTTTTTGCTGCTAAAGCTGAAAGGGCATTGGTTCGAATGCCGGATGGTGCGGTATCCGAAACGGTGGGAGGTCGCACCTTATGATGTCTTGGTGCGGTTGCCGCTCATCGCTTCTCATGCGAGGGAGCTTTATGGCGAGTCATTCTATTGCATTCGCAAGCGACAGCTTTCTCGCAAGGAATTGCGCGAGCGTGGGCTGAGCAACTCCAGGTCGGCGGCAGATTGTTTTCTTACGGTCATTGGCGAGCGTTTGCTGGGGAAAATCCAGCGAGCCAATGGCAATCCTGTGCGGTGCTGGCTTCAGTGCAGAACTGATTTCTGTGCTAAAGCCAGCATCGTGCTAAGTGAAGTAAATATCCACATCAAAGCAGGGAATACCTGCGAAACAAAAACTATGAGAGCTGATATGCACAAGGTGATTTGTGAATCACCACGCGGAGGTCAATATTGGGCGAGGAGGTTTCCCCGTCCGCAGATAAACTGTGAAGAGGCTCCGAAATACGAGAGCATCACAAAGCCGCATAAACATCGGAAATGGTTCGGCGAACATCTTGGACCATTGAAGCGCTGGCTCAGGTCAAACGTCGGCCGTCCCTGGAACGATGTCTATAGCGAGGGCAGTCCCATCTTCAAGCCGGACAATGTCGTGCGGGCGCACATCCGTTTTCATCTGTTGCAGATGGTGAGGCGCAACACGTTCATGCGTGATGGAGAGATCTGGGACCGCGGCGACTGGATGGAGCATAAGTTGAGAGGTGGCATCACTTGCTCGCCAGTCTTCTATGTTCATCCTGAATCAGGCTTGCTGTTGGAATCGCATGCCACTTGGAAACAGGAACGCAAGGCTCAACAACAGGCGGAAAAATTACATGCTGACCATCGTTGGCTGACGGATGACACGATGCTGAAGCAGATCGAAGGTGTTTGGTATGAATTCCGGTTCAAGAAATTACACGATGGAAATGGGGTCTTTGATCTGCTGGAGCGACGAGTGGTGTTCTCCCATGACGTGGGGCGTGCGGGAGCATGCTATTCAAAACACCAGCTCTCGCATCGGGAATTAAAACGTTTTGGCTTGGTCAACCAAGCCACAGTGAAAGCGCGGTCTTCAAGGCATCAAGGTGCTTTGACGACCGCGCTTCATGCTTTTTCATCCCGTTGGCCGAGCAGTTCAGGCAACAGTTTGCAAAACTGTTTAGATGGGTGCGATTCCCATACGGGATTCCAAGCTTGTGATGGAATGCGCTGACGATCAGCAGCGTTTCAGGAAGACGACGCGGGAGATGGCGGTGATGGTCGGGGGCTTGATGCGACGCCAGAGTTCGGCGGATTCAGTGGTGGTGCCGGTGACTTCGTGATTGCCGATGAAGAACCATAAGCCGCCTTCCTCGCGGCGGACATAGACGGGGAGCGGGCCAGTGGTCTCAGCGAGCTTGGCGCCCCACTTGGCCAGATCACCTTTTTTCCCGACCCACACTTCACAGGGGTTGCTCTCGGCGAGCGGGTTCCACATGAGGCCGAGGCACACGCCTTTGATCGCGTCACCCTGATGGATCACGAAATGAGGCGGAGCAAAATCACCGCCGAGATCCTTGCGGATGGCGTTAAAATCATAGCCTTCACCGACGATGTGTTTGGGGGCTGGAGCCGGAGTCGAGTTATCAGACATCGGCGCTAGACAAGCAACGGAGCGGGGTGGAGTCAACTGGCATAATCGATTAAACCGTAGCGCTATTGTCTGAATCAAAATTTTTGCAGCAAAGCAATGAAGTTGCGCTTGGGTTTATGTCGGGCACGGAGTTGAGCGAGGTAATTGTTGAATTCTTCCTGTCGTTCCAGAGCGTGCATAAGTGAACGGATATGTTTAACCAGCTTCGCAGCCTCGGCGTAGGAACTGTTATTTTTCAATTCAATCTGAGCTTCCGCCAGTTTTTGATAGACGGGAATGACATCGGCTGGATGTGTGGTTTCCCGTGTCTTGGCGAGTTGCAGCCAGAGCGAATTGTGACAACCGCCGCTGATAGCTTCCTGCCAGGCTGTTTCCAGATCATTTTCCCAGAGCGCAATCTCCACGAGTAATGAATGGCTGGGAGGATATAAATTCCAAGAGCCGCCTTTGCGGACTTGGAGGGCTTTTTCCGCAGCGATTTTCTCGCGGATATGGTCCAATGCTTTGGTTCGCCAAGTAGGCCATTGTTTGACCTTATCGACGTGGTTTTTGAGCAGTTGATAGCGGTCTAGCCTAGGAAAATCGATAAACTCTGACCAGATGAGTGATAACGCATCATCATGACGATGCGCGCGATGGTATTCATCAGCCAGAAATTCTCTGAGCCTGCCATCCGGGCGTTTAGGGAAAGCATTCAGACCTCGCTCCGCCCAAGCGAGTGCTTGGGGATAGTTTTTGGCGGTGCGGTATATTTCTGCGATCTGCAGAAAACAGTAAGGGCTGCTCAAGTCTTTGGATTTGACCGCCACCACCGCTTCAATGTCGCCCGTTTTTCGGGCGAGAGATTCCATCATGGAAGTGATACGGAAATATTTGGTGAACTTATTGACGTCGGAATCATTTGGTTTGCGTGCTGGAATTTCCTCCCACTTTTTTTGGGCCAGAGACTGGTAAGTCTTGAGTCCTGAAGGACCGAGGATTTCAGCGTAAACTTCGGCCGCCTGATAGAAGGTGTCCCAAGAAGTCTTCATTTCCCAGTTGAAGAGCTTTTCGGCCAAAGCTACTGGATCGGGGCGGGCTTTTTTGCAGGCTTCGTGATGCAGATCTTGAAAATCATGGAGCAAACTGCTGATTTCTCCATCGGAATCGTCCGCATGGTTAAGGGCGTTTTCAATGGCGGACAAGCCGTGCTCGGCCAGTTCTATGACTTCAAGGGCATGACCTTTCTTGAGAAGTTCGGCGAGAGAATTGACGACGTTACGCACACCACTGGCAAATCCGCGGGCTGAACGGTAGTCAACGAAGCCATGTATATGAGTAGCGCGGTTGATGGCATCACGGTAGGATTCAACATTGATTTTTTTCCCGGAAGTGCTGATTGCCTGCAAGAGGAGCTTCTCGCGCAGGATATGATCTTTGGCGGCTTGATCGAGGAGCAGATTGATCAAATATTCCTTGTCCTGGCGGGCCAGCCAATCACGCGCATCTTTCAATGTGACGGTAGGTGTGGAAGATGATTTTTTCCCGTTATTGCGATTGGCAATCCAAGTGAGGCCGACTGCGACGCAATGTTTGCAGAAGGTTCCATCCTCACCCATGGGGCAGGTGCAATCGTAGGCCAGTTCATTGGCATCGACCCAAAGTTCGACGGTGTAGTTTTCCGTGCCAGAGACCTGAGCGGTGATCCGGTGATTAAACTCCACCAAGTTATGCACGGCACCAGATCGGGCGTAGGCATTACCGCGCTGAAACGATTGTGAACCTGAGCAGCGTTGAAGGTTCTCTCGGGTGACAAGGTCGGCCAGATCACGGGTCGCAGGCATAAAAAGGCGCGTCGAAGGTCTAAATGAGATGGGCGCTCCCGCAAGCGGGATTAATAGGCTCTAATGAGCATGTCCTGACGCCCCGGCAGCTATGATCTCAAAGCCGGAATTGGGACCGAGACTCTTTCGACGCGCTATTATTCTCTTAGCATTATCGCGTAGAATCACAAGCGTGATTTCTGCCAGCGCGACTGATCTGCGCTTGTGCGAATGGGTAGATTCGGGCAGAAACCGGGTCAGCCATGCACCAGCCATCTGACATTTGCAGAATGTTTCTAAGCTTGGTGTTGGTATTCAGTGTCATCGGCTGCGCCACTCAGTCTTCCTCCATGAAACCGAAATATTACGGTTACACTTTGGGCTTCGATTCACCGGAGGATGCGGCTATGCAAGCGCAGTTGGAGGGAATTGATACAGCCTTGCGCGAGAAACACGGCATGAAGCCGGAGCAGACGATGGTAGGGGTGCTGGATTTGCGGACGTTGCGGCTGGCGATGTTGCGGCCGGATAAGATGGAGTATGCGGCCAGTGTGCCGAAGGTTGGCATCTTGCTCGCTTACTTTCAGCTGCATCCGGAAGCGGTGACGAATCTTCCGGCGCAGACGAAGCATGAGATGGGCTTGATGGCGAAGGCGTCGAGTAATGAGATGGCAGCGAAATTTTCGCAAGCGATGGGTTTGAAACAGGTGCAACAGGTGCTGAACAGTTACGGTCTGTATGACACGAATCACGGTGGCGGCATCTGGGTGGGGAAGCACTACAGCAAGGAAGGGGAGCGCATCCCAGACCCGATCGGCAATGTTTCCCACGGGGCGACGGTGCGGCAGTTGTTGCGCTATTTCCTCTGGCTGGAGCAAGGGAAGTTGGTGTCGCCAGAAGCATCTAAGCTGATGCGAGAGATTTTTGGATCGCCAGAGATACCGCATGATCAAATCAAGTTCGTGAAAGGACTGAGCGGCCGAGAGGTGCGAATCATCCGCAAGTGGGGCTCGTGGCAGACATGGCTGCATGACAGCGCGGTTATCACGGGGGCGGATCGGCACTACATCCTCGTAGCGCTGACGAATCATCCAAAGGGGGATGCGTATTTGGAGGAGCTGGCACGGGCAGTGGATGATTTGTTCTCCAATCAATAAATCGGTAGCGAGATGGGGAAAGACTCTGCCGAGCCCCGACATTCCCTTGAAGTGCCCGTAGTTAGATTGCAGGGACAAGGAGCAGTAAGAGTTGAGGTTTTCAGCGTCTTACCATTGCCAGAGTAACCGTATCGATTTGTTCATCTGCTCAAGTCTGGCAAGGGCTCGACAGAGTCTCGCCCTACCATTCATACAAATTTTCCCGGGCATAGGTGTTGATAGATACACGCCGGTCTTCCAAACCGGATTACAGGGAGCGTTACCCTGATGCCCGTCCATCCATTTTCCCAAGTGAGCCAGAGGAGCGATCTAGACCTCGCACGGTCGAATTAATGATCGGCATCCTCGGCTCGGTGCGCTTGGGAGATCCTTTTCTTTGTCATGCGGGCGGCAGGTGCTTGCTCAGGACTTCACAGGCCTGAGTGCGATGGTTCAAGTCCATCCCCGCGTGGCAAAGAGGTTTCTATTCATGCTTCGGGAACTCGAGCAGCAGAGTGTCTGTCTCTTAAACAGATATGTCAGGGTGCAAGTCCCTGCCGAAGCACCAATTTGATTTACGATTTTGGATATACGAATGACGAGCGGTTGATGGGTTTCTTCTGTCTCGTAAATCGTAAATCCAAAATCGTAATTCTTCCGGTGTGTGGTTAACCCCGAATAGCAGAGGGGACAGTCTTAGAAACTGTGAGCCTTGGAGGTGCAAGTCCTCCCACGCCGACCAACTTTTGAGGGTTTCGAGTTTGAAGTTTCTGGTTTCGGGTTGTGTGCGGCATCAACTCGTAACGCAAAACTCATAACCCGGAACTTACGTTAATCGGAGGGTCAACCAGACGAGCGTGCTGGCGCTGTTTGCTAAACAGTGGGTTCCCCGTTCGGGGGATGTGGTGCAAGTCCACGGCCCTCCGCCATTTCAGTTTTGTAGATAGTGGATAGAGGATGGTTGATAGTGTGAGTGGTGCTTCCGTCTATCAACGATTCACTCTCAACCATCAACTAAGTTTTGCCACCTCTGATCGCGAAGTAGATCGAGCGGTCCATGTTGACGGATGAAGCCGGTGGAAGAGACCGGCCAGGGGTGTGCCCTTTTTCACTAATGGTTTCGGGTTTGGTGTTTCTTGTTTCGAGTTGTCTGCGTTCGGAGGCTCGACGCGAAACGGGAAACTAGGAACTCGTAACTTGTCGCTTTGCGACTGGAGCTGAAGCCACAGCAGACCGGCATCGGACTTTTAATCCGATAAGGTGAGGTTGCAACTACCTCCGGCTCCACCAGTTTTTAAAGAAATTTAGAATGAAGAAGTGAGAATGTAGAAGGTGCAGTTTTCTACGTTCTTAATTCTTCATTCTGGATTTGTTTCGCCCGGTGATGAAACAGGATCATGTCTGTCCTACAAACAGAACTTGAGGGTGCGATTCCTTCCCGGGTGACCATTTTGCAAAGATGCCTCGTGGCGTAAAGAGCAGCGCGACGGTCTCTGAAACCGCAGGACTTGGTGCAATTCCAGGCGAGGCAGCCATTTGGTTCGAGGACGATGGCGACGACGAGCACGAGGGGAAGTTTCCATAACAACAGAGGGCAAACACCAACACGGAAGAAGTGTTAAATGGATTGAATCGTTAAATCGTGAATGGGTTCACGTTTTTAACCATTCAACGCGTTTTACGATCTAACGAACGAAACGACTTATGAGCGATGTGCTGAACAAAGCGGTTGTCCTGGTGCTGAACCGGAACTGGCAGGCGATCCATGTGCGGACGCCGGCAGAGGCTTTTTGCCAGATGGCCACAGGGGCGGCCACAGCGCTGGAGATCGAGGGTGAGGAATACATCCGTCCAGTGACGTGGGCGGAGTGGATCACTCTGCCGGTGCGTGAACAGGATCAAGCGGTCCGCACGGCGCGCGGTGAGATCCGGGTGCCGACGGTGATCGTGGCGGTGAACTTTGACAGGGTGCCGAAGAAGCGCCCGAAGCTGTGCTCCAAGACGATCCGCGAGCGCGATGGGAATCGCTGCCAATACACGGGGCGTGTGCTGCGTCCGGACGAGGGCAGCCTGGACCACGTGCTGCCGCGGTCGCGCGGCGGGCAGGATACGTGGGAGAACCTGGTGTGGGCGGATAAGGACGTGAATACCCGGAAGGGTAACCGTCTGCCGCACGAAGCGGGGTTGAAGTTGCTCAGCGTGCCGCGGGCGCCGAAGGAGCAGTTGGTCACGGCGTTGATCCGAAATTCGCACAGCATCCCGGAGTGGAAGCTGTTTTTGAATGAGTGAGTGAAGAGGGGGGTGAAGCGTTAGGCGCGCTCACCCCTCACCCCCGCCCTCTCCGCCGAAGTTCGGCCTCCCTATAAGGGGAGAGGGTGATGGCGGGCGCTTACGGTGTGCGGACGCGGTTGGTAATTTGGACGGTTGTGTGTTTCGGCGGCGGCGCGGTGAGGACACCGCGCCCTACCAATTTTTAAGTCGTATGAACATGAGTGAAATGAGCGAAAGCATAGAAAGGTTTATCTGTGAGAATATTGTTTCCGAGTCATCCTTTACATAGGCGGCAGGCGGATCCGGAGTATGCGGGGGAGTGGCGGGCGGCGAGAGCGGCGGGGTTCGCGTGTGAGTTGTATGACGTGGACCGGTTGCGGGAAGGGAATGCGCCGGAGGCGTTGAAGTGTTGCGCACCGGCCACGTCAGCGGGTGAGGCGATATTGCATCGCGGGTGGATGTTGCGGTGTTGGGCGTATGGCTCGCTGCATCGGGAGTTAATTGGGTTGGGGTATCGGCCGGTGGTGTCGCCGCAGGAGTATGCGGAGGCGCATTATCTGCCGAATGCGTATCCGCTGCTGGCGGGGCATACGCCGGAGAGCCGGTGGCTGGCGGGGAACGATGTGCGGGCGGCGTGGTCGGTGTATGAAGAATTGGCGGCGGCCGATGTGATCGTGAAGGACTTTGTGAAGTCCGCGAAGCATCGGTGGCAGGATGCGTGTTTCATTCCGGCACAGACGCCTTACGCACGGTTCAAGGACATCTTGCTGACGTTCTTGTATGTGCGCGGGGATGCATTCGAGAAAGGGTTCGTGTTCCGGCGGGCGCACTCGCTGGTCACGACAGGCGCGCACTCCTGCGGTCGGCCGAAGCATGAGGAGGTGCGGCTGTTCTTTTGGGATGGCGAGTTGTTGGCGGCGACGGATGAAGGGCCGTTAGTGGAGTTAGCGCGGTGGACGAAACTGGCGCGGCGGTTCAGTAATCGCTTCATCACGTTGGATGTGGCGCGGCAGATGGATGGAAGCTGGATTGTGATCGAGACGGGTGATGGCGGGGTTTCGGCGTTGCCGGAGGGGATGAGGGCAGAAGTGCTATACAAAGGCTTTTGCACGTTTTAGCATTCAGGGCTGAAGCCAAAACGTTTAAAGAATGAAGATGTGATAGGTGCTTACGTCTTTCAATTTAGGAGCCAATGAAGAGGGTGTCACAATATGAACGATGTTGATCGAAAACCAATTAGCGAGTTCTTTGAGGCAATCAAATCGATTGCATCGGGATACAATCACGCAGTTTTCAGCTATGTGGCCTTTAAAAAAGGGCAACATTTCGAACTCGCCAAAGGTATATTGCAGTTGCAGGGAGTTTCTCTGGGTGTTCCATCAAAACACTTCAGATCAGAGAATATTGAAGCAGGCCTTTACCGACTTGATGAGATTGGGCAGACTCCTACATCAATAATTGATGCCCTGCTAACTGGTGAACTGAAGCTGCCGTCTGGGGATTTGAGCTTTCCACCGGAGGAGTCGCGACCTCATTCAGTCTATTTCAGTCCCTTTTTCTCTGGCGGAACAGTGCTTCAGCACCGTCAAATCCAACTTAATGTTTATGGAGGCCGTCGTGAAACAGTATGGCCTCCAAAATTCGATTGGGAATTGAGAGCTTCGAATACGCCTTACGATACCGTGCAGGAACTGTGTGGTGAGTTTGGCCTTGGTGCTCTGAATGGGGATATAATCAGCGTCGAAATTATAGCTTACAACGTGGCGGGAATTGATACGCAAAGCAGAATCAACGGATCTCAAGCGCATCTCATCTTGAATTTGGCCCACGGCTTAGAACCTGCGAAAGCGTCGATAGGATACCGACTTTTTCTAGGGAAAAACGTCGTAAAACGGGCGACCATATCTGGCAGTTCAATGGAATGGAGCACCACGGAAAAGTTTCAACAAGGCATCGGCAAGCTGGAGGTTCCAGTGGGCGCGGTGTTGAATTGTGTGTCTTGCTATAATGGGATGGCTCAAAGTCATTACTGGGTAGCTGATTTGGACAACGCACAGAATCCTTTTCGAGCGGTTCATCAAGCTTTTGATAGTAAGCTCGATATTCTACAGGAACTAATCGCGAAGGCTGAGAGCAAAGGTGCCAATGCAAGAGATTTGGAGTTGGCGGTTGCTTGGCTTTTGTGGCTTCTAGGGTTCAGCGCAACTCACATAGGGGGGACACCTAGGACATCAGATGGACCAGATTTGATAGCCGCGACCCCAGCAGGAAATTTCTTGGTCGTTGAATGTACGACTGGAATTCTGAAGGAGAATAACAAACTGCCGCACCTGATAGAGAGAACGGAGAAAGTCAGGCGAAGCTTATCTGCATCCGGGAATCAACATCTAAAAGTTTGTCCTATTCTGATTACAACCAAGACACGCGAAGAGGTTAAGGCAGAGTTGGATCAAGCCTATAAACTCGGCATTTTCGTGGTAACCCGTGATGGGTTTGACGAAATTATCAACCGAACACATGTCGTTCCCGATGCCGATCGGCTTTATTCACGCATAGAAGAGGTTGTCAAACGTAACTTGGAAACGCCACAGCAGACGTCTTTGCCTTTTAAATAGTATGGAGAGCGCAATACATATTCACCCGACGGGTGAGGCGACAGGCTTCATCCCGACTCCGGGAGGCAAGGTAAGCCGATCACGGTGATCGGGACGAATTCCATTCGCGCGGGTAGGGCGTGAGGGGGGATTTCAGTCGTCACTACGTGACGAGGGTTTTCTTTTGGTTGATACCGTGGGTTTCACCCACGGCTACCATCGGGTGTTCGCTACGCGAACGGGGGATAAGGCTGTGATCGGTTTTCAGAGGGGGTAAAGTTTGTTGATGAATTGGCGGAGTTGGGTGGCATCGGCTATGCAGATCTGGAGTTCGCGGGGCATCTCGTTGCAGAGTTCGGAACAGAGGGTGTCGAGTGTGTCGTGAGTGCAGGGGGCGCTGATGACGATTTTGAGTCCGCGAGGGTAGATGTCGATGGGGAGGATTTGAAATTGGTGGGCTATACGGGCGGGGATTCGATTAAGGAATTCAGGGGTGAAAGAGACATGCTCGAGGTGGACGAATTCAAGTCCGGAGGAGTCGAACATTTCGCTCATGAGGCAAAGTTCCAACATGGAAGAGGATTCGTCCATTTTGTTTTTACCGCGAACGACGCGAAATACGCGAAAACGGGGCAGTTATCAACCGAATGGGGTCAAGCGAATGGGCTGCATGGATCAGGTGATGTCTGATGAGGTGTCGCTTGATCCGCCGATGACACGGTCACGGTAGGCGCGCCAGGTATCGAGGCCGCCTTCCAGTGCGGCCAAGAGTTCCGAGCCGTTGGAGATGGGGATGATTTGGAAGTTTTCCAGCAGATTTGGGGGCAAGTGCCGTTCCTGAGCTTCATCGGTAAGCAGGATGCAGGGTGGGTCCATGGCGGGTAATAAGACGCAGCCGCTTGCGCGGGTGAATTCAAAGATGAAGTTGCCGATGGGCTCGCTGGTGCCTCTGAGAGCGAACATCACACCGGTGAATGATTCCCGGCCATCAAGTCCAGCAGCATATATCTCCAAGTGGGAGCCGTCTGGGAATTCCACTCCGTAGAAATCATGCTCAGGCTCATGGATATGGCGGACCTGAGACAAGATGGCGCGAGCCGCTTCGGCGTTAGCTGGGGCGCTATCTCCATTACGAAATGCCTGGGTGAAGACATCAAAGCTCATATGAGTTTCTTTGAATTCGGTGGAGATGTTGTTTAGTGATGTAGCTAAGGTGATTCAATGATGAAAATGAAGCGGGCTTTCAGCCCTTGATCTTCTTGGCGGATGCTTGCCCAGGCCGTTGGCCTGGGCTGGTATGACATCGCGCCGTTGGCGCTTCGGGAGCGGGCTGAGTGATGTTTCATTTTGCTTTGGCGAGGCCTTTTAGAATGGCGGCTTTGTCTTTGTGTTGATCGCAGATTTTGCGGAGGGTGGCGCGGGTCAGGGTAGTGGGGGAGTTGGCTTCACTGAATTCATCGACGAGCAGGAGGTAGGTGACGGTGCTGCCATACGCCAGTGTGATCCAAGGTTTGTCGGGGCCAGCCTCATTGGAGGGTTGGCCTTTTGGATTGGTGGCGTAGCGGGCTTCCAGTTTCACGGGACGCACGCCGAGCACGCACCAATGACGGTAGTGTTTTTCTCCCTCAAAGACGGGGGTGGCGATGCGGGTATCCACGGCGAGGTCGGAGTCTTTTTGCCAGCTTGTCAGATAATTGCTGGCGAGGTCCATCAGGGTGCGCGGGTCTGCAGCTTCACCGGGAAGGAGCGAGGGTTTTAGGCCGATGTCTTCGCAGGCGAGGAGGTGGAAGCCGTAGAAAAGGTTTTTCATGGTGGCGAGTTCTTCCATGAGCGGTAGCGCGCGGGGGCCGTTTTCCTTGAGGCCTTTTAAAGATTTGAGCTGGGCTTCCGGCAGCAGAGTGGGCAGGAGATTTTCGAGGAAGGCGTAGCTGCGAGCCAAGCGCAGGTAGCTGGTGGGATTTGGCTCGAGACGAAGGCGGGGAGATATGCGGGGGATCTCGTAAACTTCTAATGCGGTTGCAGCAACGGGCATGTTTACTTCATGTGTTTCACGTTGTTTGGTGAGGATGGCGCGGAAGGCTTCGACGAGGCGTTCTTTGTATTTGCGGGTGAGGAGCAGTTTTTGATTTTCCGGGCCGCGCTCGGGGAGAAGGAAGGTCTCGAGAGCGAATACTTGATAATCATACCAACCGCTATCGGCGCGAGGGGCGAGATCGACGCGACCGCTGCGGATGGCTTTGATGAATTCTTCCATTAGATCGACACCGGCGGGCAATCCCGAGGTTCCGAAGAGTTTGGTGAAGAGCACGGTTTCCTTGGCTTGCATGGGGCTAAGGAAGTAGCGGCCGTCAGGTTTATCCAAGGTGTCGAGCCATGCAGGATTATTAAGCCCGGCTTGAGCGGACAGCATGCGCTGATAGCTGGCGAGGAGGGAAGGTGATGCTGCGAGGTTTTTGCGAAGGTCGGTAATGACCGTGGAGGATAGCCGTTGCTGGATGAAGCGGGTGGCGCGCCAGATGCGTTGGAGATCTTTTGACCACGCGTAGAAGCTCAGCGGTTCGGCTTCTGGAGAGGCGAGGAAGTTGTCGCGGAGTTTTTGTGCGATAGGGTTCAGGGTGATTTTGGGTGTTTCCGCGAGGTGTAAGGCGGCTGAAACCCACGCGTGAGCCTCGGAGCCTTGGGGCAAGGTCTGGTGAAGAACAAGCAGCACGGCAAGTGGGGAATCAGGTGGAGGTGCGGTGGCGGAATTTAAAGCAACCATGAGAGCGGCCATGAGGCCGTCATCGAACTGCTTGGCCTTGGCAGAGAGGAGATTGACGGAGGGCAGGAGAGGCGTGATACGGCTTTGATCTTGGAGTGCCTCGGCAGCGGCGCGGTAGTGAGGGTAGAGGCGATTGAGCGGTTC of Verrucomicrobiia bacterium contains these proteins:
- a CDS encoding SWIM zinc finger family protein — protein: MPATRDLADLVTRENLQRCSGSQSFQRGNAYARSGAVHNLVEFNHRITAQVSGTENYTVELWVDANELAYDCTCPMGEDGTFCKHCVAVGLTWIANRNNGKKSSSTPTVTLKDARDWLARQDKEYLINLLLDQAAKDHILREKLLLQAISTSGKKINVESYRDAINRATHIHGFVDYRSARGFASGVRNVVNSLAELLKKGHALEVIELAEHGLSAIENALNHADDSDGEISSLLHDFQDLHHEACKKARPDPVALAEKLFNWEMKTSWDTFYQAAEVYAEILGPSGLKTYQSLAQKKWEEIPARKPNDSDVNKFTKYFRITSMMESLARKTGDIEAVVAVKSKDLSSPYCFLQIAEIYRTAKNYPQALAWAERGLNAFPKRPDGRLREFLADEYHRAHRHDDALSLIWSEFIDFPRLDRYQLLKNHVDKVKQWPTWRTKALDHIREKIAAEKALQVRKGGSWNLYPPSHSLLVEIALWENDLETAWQEAISGGCHNSLWLQLAKTRETTHPADVIPVYQKLAEAQIELKNNSSYAEAAKLVKHIRSLMHALERQEEFNNYLAQLRARHKPKRNFIALLQKF
- a CDS encoding serine hydrolase — its product is MKPKYYGYTLGFDSPEDAAMQAQLEGIDTALREKHGMKPEQTMVGVLDLRTLRLAMLRPDKMEYAASVPKVGILLAYFQLHPEAVTNLPAQTKHEMGLMAKASSNEMAAKFSQAMGLKQVQQVLNSYGLYDTNHGGGIWVGKHYSKEGERIPDPIGNVSHGATVRQLLRYFLWLEQGKLVSPEASKLMREIFGSPEIPHDQIKFVKGLSGREVRIIRKWGSWQTWLHDSAVITGADRHYILVALTNHPKGDAYLEELARAVDDLFSNQ
- a CDS encoding HNH endonuclease, producing MSDVLNKAVVLVLNRNWQAIHVRTPAEAFCQMATGAATALEIEGEEYIRPVTWAEWITLPVREQDQAVRTARGEIRVPTVIVAVNFDRVPKKRPKLCSKTIRERDGNRCQYTGRVLRPDEGSLDHVLPRSRGGQDTWENLVWADKDVNTRKGNRLPHEAGLKLLSVPRAPKEQLVTALIRNSHSIPEWKLFLNE
- a CDS encoding ATP-grasp domain-containing protein, translated to MRILFPSHPLHRRQADPEYAGEWRAARAAGFACELYDVDRLREGNAPEALKCCAPATSAGEAILHRGWMLRCWAYGSLHRELIGLGYRPVVSPQEYAEAHYLPNAYPLLAGHTPESRWLAGNDVRAAWSVYEELAAADVIVKDFVKSAKHRWQDACFIPAQTPYARFKDILLTFLYVRGDAFEKGFVFRRAHSLVTTGAHSCGRPKHEEVRLFFWDGELLAATDEGPLVELARWTKLARRFSNRFITLDVARQMDGSWIVIETGDGGVSALPEGMRAEVLYKGFCTF